A window from Triplophysa dalaica isolate WHDGS20190420 chromosome 3, ASM1584641v1, whole genome shotgun sequence encodes these proteins:
- the elavl1a gene encoding ELAV-like protein 1a isoform X1 produces the protein MAVRRGHIRYLKELNDMSNGYEDHMADEAKDANTNLIVNYLPQNMSQDELRSLFSSIGEVESAKLIRDKVAGHSLGYGFVNYLNPSDAERAISTLNGLRLQSKTIKVSYARPSSDTIKDANLYISGLPKTMTQKDVEDMFARYGSIINSRILVDQATGLSRGVAFIRFDKRAEAEEAIKDLNGQKPPGSTEPITVKFAANPNQAKNTPVISQISYHSQSRRFGGPVHHQAQRFRFSPMSVDHMGGGGMSGGNMAGSSSSGWCIFIYNLGQDADEGILWQMFGPFGAVTNVKVIRDFNTNKCKGFGFVTMPNYEEAAMAIASLNGYRLGDKILQVSFKTSKSHK, from the exons ATGGCAGTCAGAAGGGGACACATTAGATACTTAAAA gagCTGAATGATATGTCGAACGGTTACGAAGATCACATGGCCGATGAGGCGAAGGATGCCAATACGAACCTCATCGTGAATTACCTGCCTCAGAATATGAGCCAGGATGAGCTGCGGAGTCTCTTCAGCAGCATCGGGGAGGTGGAATCTGCCAAACTTATTCGTGACAAAGTAGCAG GCCACAGTTTAGGGTACGGATTTGTTAACTATCTTAACCCTAGTGATGCAGAAAGAGCTATCAGTACTCTCAATGGACTGAGACTACAGTCTAAAACTATCAAG GTGTCGTATGCCCGGCCGAGCTCCGACACGATAAAGGATGCCAACCTCTACATCAGCGGACTGCCTAAAACAATGACGCAGAAGGATGTTGAAGACATGTTTGCACGATACGGCAGCATTATCAACTCCCGCATTCTTGTCGATCAGGCCACAG GGCTTTCCCGTGGTGTGGCTTTCATTCGCTTCGACAAGAGAGCAGAGGCAGAGGAGGCCATTAAAGATTTGAACGGGCAGAAGCCGCCGGGATCCACAGAGCCCATCACAGTCAAATTTGCTGCCAACCCAAACCAGGCTAAAAACACACCGGTCATTTCTCAGATTTCTTACCACTCGCAGTCTCGACGCTTCGGGGGTCCCGTCCATCACCAGGCCCAGAGATTCAG GTTCTCGCCCATGAGTGTAGACCACATGGGCGGTGGCGGCATGTCTGGCGGTAACATGGCCGGAAGCTCCTCGTCGGGCTGGTGTATTTTTATCTACAACCTAGGCCAGGATGCAGACGAAGGCATCCTGTGGCAGATGTTCGGTCCCTTCGGAGCCGTCACGAACGTCAAAGTCATCCGCGACTTCAACACCAACAAGTGCAAAGGATTCGGGTTTGTTACCATGCCAAACTATGAAGAGGCAGCCATGGCTATCGCCAGCCTCAACGGCTATCGCCTCGGGGACAAAATTTTGCAAGTGTCGTTCAAAACAAGCAAGTCGCACAAGTAG
- the elavl1a gene encoding ELAV-like protein 1a isoform X2 produces MSNGYEDHMADEAKDANTNLIVNYLPQNMSQDELRSLFSSIGEVESAKLIRDKVAGHSLGYGFVNYLNPSDAERAISTLNGLRLQSKTIKVSYARPSSDTIKDANLYISGLPKTMTQKDVEDMFARYGSIINSRILVDQATGLSRGVAFIRFDKRAEAEEAIKDLNGQKPPGSTEPITVKFAANPNQAKNTPVISQISYHSQSRRFGGPVHHQAQRFRFSPMSVDHMGGGGMSGGNMAGSSSSGWCIFIYNLGQDADEGILWQMFGPFGAVTNVKVIRDFNTNKCKGFGFVTMPNYEEAAMAIASLNGYRLGDKILQVSFKTSKSHK; encoded by the exons ATGTCGAACGGTTACGAAGATCACATGGCCGATGAGGCGAAGGATGCCAATACGAACCTCATCGTGAATTACCTGCCTCAGAATATGAGCCAGGATGAGCTGCGGAGTCTCTTCAGCAGCATCGGGGAGGTGGAATCTGCCAAACTTATTCGTGACAAAGTAGCAG GCCACAGTTTAGGGTACGGATTTGTTAACTATCTTAACCCTAGTGATGCAGAAAGAGCTATCAGTACTCTCAATGGACTGAGACTACAGTCTAAAACTATCAAG GTGTCGTATGCCCGGCCGAGCTCCGACACGATAAAGGATGCCAACCTCTACATCAGCGGACTGCCTAAAACAATGACGCAGAAGGATGTTGAAGACATGTTTGCACGATACGGCAGCATTATCAACTCCCGCATTCTTGTCGATCAGGCCACAG GGCTTTCCCGTGGTGTGGCTTTCATTCGCTTCGACAAGAGAGCAGAGGCAGAGGAGGCCATTAAAGATTTGAACGGGCAGAAGCCGCCGGGATCCACAGAGCCCATCACAGTCAAATTTGCTGCCAACCCAAACCAGGCTAAAAACACACCGGTCATTTCTCAGATTTCTTACCACTCGCAGTCTCGACGCTTCGGGGGTCCCGTCCATCACCAGGCCCAGAGATTCAG GTTCTCGCCCATGAGTGTAGACCACATGGGCGGTGGCGGCATGTCTGGCGGTAACATGGCCGGAAGCTCCTCGTCGGGCTGGTGTATTTTTATCTACAACCTAGGCCAGGATGCAGACGAAGGCATCCTGTGGCAGATGTTCGGTCCCTTCGGAGCCGTCACGAACGTCAAAGTCATCCGCGACTTCAACACCAACAAGTGCAAAGGATTCGGGTTTGTTACCATGCCAAACTATGAAGAGGCAGCCATGGCTATCGCCAGCCTCAACGGCTATCGCCTCGGGGACAAAATTTTGCAAGTGTCGTTCAAAACAAGCAAGTCGCACAAGTAG
- the tspan37 gene encoding tetraspanin 37, which translates to MDLTKRTLNIINKTACLVLLLFGIWICLGGLLLLLKYRYTGVFFSSCYIDLPVLLAVISGVLLLIGGSIGCVLSHIDSSCLQALFVYFLIVVCCSVSTATALAYFHIGKLDVDLAPLKDVFQYYSGNSHDPDDRAVNALQSELQCCGVTNYTDWMDTPWFNHSGKYEVPHSCCNKTFHICNGTINSPQLLYNEGCQIKFKDKLHLVLVVIMLTSFGLILTLIFSAISVGHLMKHHPPQEYQILDQQ; encoded by the exons ATGGATCTAACGAAAAGAACTCTCAACATTATCAACAAGACCGCTTGTCTAGTGTTATTG CTGTTCGGGATTTGGATATGTCTGGGTGGCTTATTGTTGCTGCTTAAATACAGATATACGGGTGTGTTTTTTAGCAGTTGCTATATAGATCTGCCTGTTCTGCTGGCTGTTATCAGTGGAGTTCTCCTCCTCATCGGTGGAAGCATTGGCTGTGTGTTGTCACACATCGACTCCTCATGTTTACAAGCTCTG TTTGTGTATTTCCttattgttgtgtgttgttctgtgAGTACTGCTACAGCGTTGGCTTACTTCCATATAGGCAAG CTTGATGTGGACTTGGCACCTCTTAAAGATGTGTTTCAATACTACAGTGGTAACAGCCATGATCCTGATGACCGGGCAGTGAATGCCCTACAAAGTGAG CTGCAATGTTGCGGTGTAACAAATTACACAGACTGGATGGATACACCTTGGTTTAATCACAGTGGGAAATATGAGGTTCCTCATAGCTGCTGCAATAAAACCTTTCACATCTGCAATGGGACTATAAACTCACCCCAACTTCTCTATAATGAG GGATGTCAGATTAAATTTAAGGATAAATTACACCTGGTCCTTGTGGTCATTATGTTAACATCTTTTGGGCTTATCTTAACACTG ATATTTTCTGCAATAAGTGTGGGACATCTAATGAAACATCACCCCCCACAGGAATACCAAATCCTCGATCAACAATAA
- the elavl1a gene encoding ELAV-like protein 1a isoform X3, which yields MTQKDVEDMFARYGSIINSRILVDQATGLSRGVAFIRFDKRAEAEEAIKDLNGQKPPGSTEPITVKFAANPNQAKNTPVISQISYHSQSRRFGGPVHHQAQRFRFSPMSVDHMGGGGMSGGNMAGSSSSGWCIFIYNLGQDADEGILWQMFGPFGAVTNVKVIRDFNTNKCKGFGFVTMPNYEEAAMAIASLNGYRLGDKILQVSFKTSKSHK from the exons ATGACGCAGAAGGATGTTGAAGACATGTTTGCACGATACGGCAGCATTATCAACTCCCGCATTCTTGTCGATCAGGCCACAG GGCTTTCCCGTGGTGTGGCTTTCATTCGCTTCGACAAGAGAGCAGAGGCAGAGGAGGCCATTAAAGATTTGAACGGGCAGAAGCCGCCGGGATCCACAGAGCCCATCACAGTCAAATTTGCTGCCAACCCAAACCAGGCTAAAAACACACCGGTCATTTCTCAGATTTCTTACCACTCGCAGTCTCGACGCTTCGGGGGTCCCGTCCATCACCAGGCCCAGAGATTCAG GTTCTCGCCCATGAGTGTAGACCACATGGGCGGTGGCGGCATGTCTGGCGGTAACATGGCCGGAAGCTCCTCGTCGGGCTGGTGTATTTTTATCTACAACCTAGGCCAGGATGCAGACGAAGGCATCCTGTGGCAGATGTTCGGTCCCTTCGGAGCCGTCACGAACGTCAAAGTCATCCGCGACTTCAACACCAACAAGTGCAAAGGATTCGGGTTTGTTACCATGCCAAACTATGAAGAGGCAGCCATGGCTATCGCCAGCCTCAACGGCTATCGCCTCGGGGACAAAATTTTGCAAGTGTCGTTCAAAACAAGCAAGTCGCACAAGTAG